The region GCCGGGGACGCGGTGGGGCTTACTGTGCTTCGGCCCACAGCTCGCGGGGGGCTTTCCGAACGCTTTTCCTGCCGGCTCACACCTTGCCCGGCTCTCTGGGAGGATGCGGCGCTCTTACTTTCCCGCTCATCGCCTTTGCGATGTGGATTTGGTACTTATGATAGCACGAAACGAGATTCTGATGCAAGCGAAAAATTCAGAAAAGTTATGCGGGTTATCAGCAATCTGGATCGTCTTTGCCCCAGAAGGCGCGGTGCATCGCCTGCAATTCCGGCCGCGACGGGGTCTGAGGCCAAAGCTCGGTAGCCGGGCTTTGGCGCATGGCGGCGGCCAGGTGGCTGAAGACATGCCTGTCGGCACGTTCCCAGCCGCGAATCAGTTCCTTTACCTCCTGGCGTTTTGTTTTGCCGTCGAGTGGGCAGGGGCTGGGGATGGGGGTGAAGCCGTGCAGGCGGGGCGTGGAGCGGAGTTCTTTTTCGCGGAAGTAGATGAGCGGCCGGACGACGGTGAGACCGGTGCGGTCAAGCTTGGTTTTGGGCAGGAAGGTTTGGAGTTGGCCGGTGTAGAGCAGGCCCATGACAAAGGTCTCGACGGCGTCATCGTGGTGGTGGGCGTAGGCGATTTTGTTGAAGCCGTTTTTGACGGCGAAGCTGTTGATGACTGCCCGGCGGAAGTAGGAGCAGACGAAGCAGGGGCTTTTGCCGCCGCCCTTGGCGATGGCGCCGGCAATGTCGGCATTGAGGGTGTGGTGGGGCACGCCGAGGCTGGCGCAAAACGCCGTCAGCGGCGCCGGGTCGAAGTCGGCGCTGAACTGCGGGTCGAGGGTGACGGCGGCCAGTTCGAACGGGCGGGGGGAAGAGGCGCGGAGGGCGGCCAGGGCGTAGGTGAGGAAGACGCTGTCCTTGCCGCCGGATAGGCCGACGAGGATGCGGTCGCCGGCGGCGATGAGGTCGAATTCGATGATGGCCCGCCAGAGACGGCTGTAGAATTTCTGGGGCAGTTTTTGTTTCATTGTCCGGCCTCGCGCAGAAGTTTTTTTCTATTATAGCGTGGCCGAACCGCCAACGTCAATTTTCCGCCCCGGCGGCGGGGTTCAACAATTTGCCGGCGGAGGGAAGCTGCTTAGGCTTGACGCTGTCTTGCGGGCGGTCGAACTCGGTCATGTATTTCCAGTAGCGTTTGGGCATATGGCTCATGCGGCAGGCCGGGTTGTACCGTTCCCGGATGGCGATGGTGTCGTAGAACAGCTGCCAGAGTTCGCGGAAGGTTTGTTCGTCTTCGCCCAGTTCCGGCAGTTCGAGGCCGGCGATGGGCACGACTTTCGCCTGATGCGGCTGATACAGCAGGCCCATGCCGTGGGTTTTATCGACGATCAGGAAGCGTTCTTCCGGGTAACGCTCGCAGAAGTGCCGCGTGAGCAAGGGGAGGACGAAGTTTTTCGGCTCGATTTCGCCGACGAGAACGCCGTTGCAAACCGAAAATCGCAGGAAGCCTTTAAGCAGGTGGCTTTCCCGGTTCAGGTGGTTGACTGCTTTGAAAAGGGTGTTGACAATTCCGTCGGCCAGCATGTTCATTACCGCGGGGCCGTGCTTGTAGCCCAGGCGCAGGAAGAGCAGGATGTACAGTTCTTTGCGCGGCAGGCAGGTCAGAAAGGCGTGCTTTACGAAGCTCAGCGCCGCTGGTCCGAGCTTTTTCGGGATGGAGGCCAGCACGCGGTCCGCTCTGTGCGGGTCGGTCGGGATGGTCCGGCCGGAAAAAAGCTGGGGTGCGGCTGCGGCTGTGAGGATGTCGACGGGGATCTCTTTCTGCTCATAGCTCTCGAAGACGCAGCACATCAGCCCGTCGAAGCTGCCGTCATAATAGTAGGCGAAGTCCGTCTGGGTAGCCATTGTCGTTTGTCCTCCCGGCGTATGGATGGGTCGGCGGCTGGTCGAACAGCGCAAGTTGCTCAAGCGCGAAGCCGAAGCGGTATTGTTCCAGTGTTTTTGCGGACAACAGGGAGCGGAGCATCGTGTTTTCGGTGATTTTCACGCCGTCAGCCGTTTTTCCGCCACAGGTGATGAAAACCCGGGCCCGTTTTAGGACGACCCCCAGGTTTTTCAGGTCGTCGATACGGAGGGCGCCGGTGCGGCGGGCAGTGATAATCCGTTTGGCGCTCGTAACGCCGATGCCGGGTATCCTCAGCAGGTCGCGGTAGGCGGCGCGGTTGACGTCCACCGGGAAGAAATGCAGGTTGTTGAGCGCCCAGGTGCATTTGGGGTCGAGGTATGGGTTGAAGTTTTGGTGCTGTTGGTCGAGCAGCTCATCGGCGGTAAAATCGTAATACCTCAGAAGCCAGTCCGCCTGATAGAGCCGGTGTTCCCGCCAGAGCTGCGGCTTGGTGTCCGGGGCGGGCAGGAGGCTGTCCTCGGCAACGGGTGTGTAGGCGGAGAAAAAGACGCGTTTGAGGTTGTATTTTTTGTAGAGGTTTTCTGTCAGGTTGAGTATCTGGTAATCGGTGTCGGGAGTGGCGCCGATGATCATTTGCGTGCTTTGGCCGGCCGGCGCGAATTTGGGCGCGTGCCGGTAGCGCACGATGTCGCGCGCGTTTTCCCGGATGGTTTCCCGGATGTGGCCCATGGGCGCGAAGATGGATTCCTTGGATTTGTCCGGGGCCAAAAGCCGCAGGCTGCTCTGGGAGGGCAGCTCGATGTTGACGCTCATCCGGTCCGCCAGCATGCCGAGGCGGGTGATGAGGGCGCTGTCCGCCCCGGGGATGGCCTTGGCGTGGATGTAGCCGGAGAAACGGTAGTCATCGCGCAGGATGCGCAGGGCTTCGATCATTTGCTCGCAGGTATGGTCGGGGTTTTTCAGCACCCCGGAGCTGAGAAAAAGCCCTTCGATGTAATTGCGGCGATAGAAATTTATGGTCAGTTCCGCCAGTTCCCGGGGGGTGAAGGCGGCGCGCGGCGTGTCGTTGGAGCGCCGGTTGACGCAGTACTTGCAGTCGTAGGCGCAGATATTGGTCATCAGCACCTTCAAAAGCGAGATGCAGCGGCCGTCGGCCGAAAAACTGTGGCAGATGCCGCAGGCGGCCGCGTTGCCGATGCCGCCGGCAGTGGCCCGCTTGTCCACCCCGCTGGAGGTGCAGGCGACATCGTATTTGGCCGCGTCGGTGAGTATCTTCAGTTTGTCGAAAATATCCACTTGAACACGCCCTTTTCCCTGTATTTTGGCACGGAAGGCTCCTGATACTATTATAGCCACAGAACATCAGTTTGACAAACGTTTGTTCGTAAAAGTGGCGGTTAATTTGCCGGGGCCGGTCGTGCTATAATAGGGTAAGGATTTAGAGCCAAGGAGGATCTGATGGCTAAGCCGCTTTATGTCATCGGGCACCGCAACCCGGATACCGATTCCATTTGTTCCGCGATCGCCTACGCGCACCTGAAAAAGGCCCTGGGCGAGGAGGCTGTGCCCGCCCGGGCCGGCAAAATAAACGCCGAGACCAAATTTGTGTTAGATTATTTCGCGGTGGAGGCGCCCGTCCTCGTGACCGACCTTCATCCGCGGGCCGATGACGTTATGCACCCGGCAGCCGTCACGATCAGGCCGGAGGATACGCTACGCGAGCTGGGCACCGTGATAAAGCGCCATGGGGTAAAGTCGGTCCCGGTGGTGGCGGAGGACGGCCGCCTTGCCGGCATCGTGTCGGTGGGCGATCTGGCGAAAAGGTATATCGAGGAACTGGAGATGCAGGACCTGAAGGAGGCCGGGGTAACTTTCGCCGGCGTTGTCAGCGTCCTGGACGGCAAGCTTGCCGTTGGCGAGGACCCTGACCGCGAGGTGGCAGGCAAGGTCTGGATCGGCGCCGCCAAAGCCGAGACGATGGCCAGGGTAATAAAGCCCGGCGGCGTCGTTCTGGTGGGCAACCGCGAGGAGGCTCAACTGGCCTGCATCGCTTGCGGCATCTCCTGTCTGATCGTCACCGGCGGTGCCAGGGTATCCCCGGCGGTGCGGGATGCCGCCGGCGCGAGCGGCGCCGTCGTGATCGTAACTCCCCACGATACTTACACAGCCGCCAGGCTCCTTAACCAAAGCGTGCCGGTGCGGATGGTAATGCAGCGGGAGGTGGTCGCTTTCAGCCCCGGCGACCTTGTGGCTGAAATCAAGAATGTCATCGTGCGAACCAAGCACCGTAACTATCCCGTCGTTGACCAGGGGCGGCTGGTGGGTATCCTGGACCGCGACCGGCTGATCGTGCCGGAACGGGAAAAGGTCATTCTTGTCGACCATAACGAGCGATCCCAGGCCGTGGAAGGGATCGAGGAGGCCAATATCGTCGAGATCATCGACCATCATCGCCTCGGCGGCCTGGAGACCGGCGAACCGATATTTATCCGCCACGAGCCAGTGGGCTCGACGGCGACGATCGTCGCCAACATGTTCTGGCACCGGGGGGTGGAGATTCCGGCGCCGCTAGACGGGCTGCTGCTGGCCGCGGTGCTGTCCGATACCGTGCTGTTCCGTTCGCCGACCGCGACCGCCAAGGACAGGGACACTGCCCGGAGGCTGGCGGATGCCGCCGGCGTCGACATCGATTCTTTCGGCCAGGCGATGTTCGAGGCGGGGTCGGCGCCGGGCAGCCTGTCGCCGGGCGAGATTATCGCCAGCGACCTCAAGGAATTTCAGATTGGCGAGTACCGGGTGGCGATCGCGCAGGTTTCGGTTATGGACCCCGGCGCGCTGCTGGCGGCGCGGGAAAAGCTGCAGGCCGCCATGGAAGCGCTGGGCCGGCAGGATGATTACGATCTCGTCGTTCTGATGGTTACCGACATTGTGAACGAAACGAGCCATCTGGTCTATGCCGGGCAGGCCACCAGCCTTATCCCCGCTGCGTTTGGCAAGGCTGGCGCGGGCGGGGTGCTGAGTCTGCCGGGGGTGATGTCGCGGAAGAAGCAGGTGGTGCCGCCGCTGGTGGAGGCTACGCGGGGATAGTCGTATAAATAGTGAAGCTGTAGAAGGTTTAGCTTTCTACAGCTTTTTGTGTATGTTCTACTAGAGGCTTGCGCCGCTAGCGATAAGGTATTCCCAGAACGCCTTCACGCACGCCGGCACCAGGGGCGGGCGGCTGACGGCGTAAAACCGCCGGACGATCTTCATTGCCGGCAGGGGGATGACGGCCAGCCGGCCGGACGCCAGGCCGTCGGCAACCGCCCAGCGGGAAACGAATCCTACGCCGGCCTGGCTGGCGATGGCCGCCTTCAAGGCTTCGTTGCCGCCTACCTGAAAGGCGATATGCAGGCGGTCCTGTCCGATGCCGTGGGCCGAAAAAGCGTCGAAGACGGCCCGCATCGAACCTGAGGATTCGCCTCTGGCGACGAGCGGCAGGGCCAGAACGTCTTCCGGGGACGGGGATTCGCCCAGACGGGCGGCCATTTCCGGATGGGCGACCAGCACCAACTCGTCCTGCCACAGGGGGTGGGCTTCGCATTCGCCCGGCGGGCGGGAGCCGACGACGGCGATGGACAGCTCGCCGCGATAAAAGGCGTCCAGCACGGTCTGGCTGTCGCCGGTCTTAAGACTTACCTCGATGGCGGGGTTGGTTCGCAAGTGCGCGGCTATCAGCCCCGGAAGGATGTACTCGGCCGGGATGGTGCTGGCGCCGAGGATTATTCGGCCGGAGGCGCCGGACGTCATCGCCTTGAGCTGGTTCTCGGTCGA is a window of Selenomonadales bacterium 4137-cl DNA encoding:
- a CDS encoding ATP-binding protein, whose translation is MKQKLPQKFYSRLWRAIIEFDLIAAGDRILVGLSGGKDSVFLTYALAALRASSPRPFELAAVTLDPQFSADFDPAPLTAFCASLGVPHHTLNADIAGAIAKGGGKSPCFVCSYFRRAVINSFAVKNGFNKIAYAHHHDDAVETFVMGLLYTGQLQTFLPKTKLDRTGLTVVRPLIYFREKELRSTPRLHGFTPIPSPCPLDGKTKRQEVKELIRGWERADRHVFSHLAAAMRQSPATELWPQTPSRPELQAMHRAFWGKDDPDC
- a CDS encoding TIGR03915 family putative DNA repair protein, with protein sequence MATQTDFAYYYDGSFDGLMCCVFESYEQKEIPVDILTAAAAPQLFSGRTIPTDPHRADRVLASIPKKLGPAALSFVKHAFLTCLPRKELYILLFLRLGYKHGPAVMNMLADGIVNTLFKAVNHLNRESHLLKGFLRFSVCNGVLVGEIEPKNFVLPLLTRHFCERYPEERFLIVDKTHGMGLLYQPHQAKVVPIAGLELPELGEDEQTFRELWQLFYDTIAIRERYNPACRMSHMPKRYWKYMTEFDRPQDSVKPKQLPSAGKLLNPAAGAEN
- a CDS encoding putative DNA modification/repair radical SAM protein is translated as MDIFDKLKILTDAAKYDVACTSSGVDKRATAGGIGNAAACGICHSFSADGRCISLLKVLMTNICAYDCKYCVNRRSNDTPRAAFTPRELAELTINFYRRNYIEGLFLSSGVLKNPDHTCEQMIEALRILRDDYRFSGYIHAKAIPGADSALITRLGMLADRMSVNIELPSQSSLRLLAPDKSKESIFAPMGHIRETIRENARDIVRYRHAPKFAPAGQSTQMIIGATPDTDYQILNLTENLYKKYNLKRVFFSAYTPVAEDSLLPAPDTKPQLWREHRLYQADWLLRYYDFTADELLDQQHQNFNPYLDPKCTWALNNLHFFPVDVNRAAYRDLLRIPGIGVTSAKRIITARRTGALRIDDLKNLGVVLKRARVFITCGGKTADGVKITENTMLRSLLSAKTLEQYRFGFALEQLALFDQPPTHPYAGRTNDNGYPDGLRLLL
- a CDS encoding putative manganese-dependent inorganic diphosphatase, with the protein product MAKPLYVIGHRNPDTDSICSAIAYAHLKKALGEEAVPARAGKINAETKFVLDYFAVEAPVLVTDLHPRADDVMHPAAVTIRPEDTLRELGTVIKRHGVKSVPVVAEDGRLAGIVSVGDLAKRYIEELEMQDLKEAGVTFAGVVSVLDGKLAVGEDPDREVAGKVWIGAAKAETMARVIKPGGVVLVGNREEAQLACIACGISCLIVTGGARVSPAVRDAAGASGAVVIVTPHDTYTAARLLNQSVPVRMVMQREVVAFSPGDLVAEIKNVIVRTKHRNYPVVDQGRLVGILDRDRLIVPEREKVILVDHNERSQAVEGIEEANIVEIIDHHRLGGLETGEPIFIRHEPVGSTATIVANMFWHRGVEIPAPLDGLLLAAVLSDTVLFRSPTATAKDRDTARRLADAAGVDIDSFGQAMFEAGSAPGSLSPGEIIASDLKEFQIGEYRVAIAQVSVMDPGALLAAREKLQAAMEALGRQDDYDLVVLMVTDIVNETSHLVYAGQATSLIPAAFGKAGAGGVLSLPGVMSRKKQVVPPLVEATRG
- a CDS encoding LysR family transcriptional regulator, whose protein sequence is MSHWQSLSVFLAVAEEGSLSGAAKRLDLTQPTVSFHIDNLEKKLGCPLVERASRGTSLTVYGEVLYANTRKAEAMLKSTENQLKAMTSGASGRIILGASTIPAEYILPGLIAAHLRTNPAIEVSLKTGDSQTVLDAFYRGELSIAVVGSRPPGECEAHPLWQDELVLVAHPEMAARLGESPSPEDVLALPLVARGESSGSMRAVFDAFSAHGIGQDRLHIAFQVGGNEALKAAIASQAGVGFVSRWAVADGLASGRLAVIPLPAMKIVRRFYAVSRPPLVPACVKAFWEYLIASGASL